A window of Armatimonadota bacterium contains these coding sequences:
- a CDS encoding DUF167 domain-containing protein, producing the protein MNPENGCEIQVRITPKSSLVKMERQPDGTIKAWVNAPPHGGEANSALVSLAAKTLGIPKSAVKLASGHKSRVKTLAIHGFSLDDVLQRIGEAGG; encoded by the coding sequence GTGAACCCCGAAAATGGCTGCGAGATCCAAGTCCGCATCACGCCCAAGTCTTCGCTGGTGAAAATGGAACGGCAACCGGACGGCACGATCAAGGCCTGGGTGAATGCACCTCCGCACGGCGGGGAAGCCAACAGCGCCCTCGTGTCTTTGGCAGCCAAAACACTTGGCATCCCCAAATCCGCCGTCAAGCTCGCCAGCGGGCACAAATCCAGGGTCAAAACCCTGGCCATCCACGGGTTTTCGTTGGATGATGTTCTCCAGCGCATTGGGGAGGCAGGTGGTTGA
- the gatB gene encoding Asp-tRNA(Asn)/Glu-tRNA(Gln) amidotransferase subunit GatB — MSEYVVSVGMEVHAELMTESKMFCRCPAEFGGMPNTRTCPICLGLPGTLPVPNEAAVEMVIKTALALNCTVPEDSVFHRKNYFYPDLPKGFQVSQYGETNPIGYNGWLEIPATNGAIKRIKIRRVHLEEDTGKLMHLPGGGSGVDYNRAGVPLMEIVTEFPPDIESPDEARDYMVQLRAMLIYLGVCDGKLEQGSMRCEPNISVRKKGSETYGTKTELKNLNSFKSVQLGIAYELERQSKLLEDGGRVIQETRGWNEQTLSSYPMRVKESEADYRYFPCPDLVPMHLDSERINRIRATIPELPLAKQKRYEEDFGLSAYDAGVLVSEQYWADFFEQCVAQGADAKQACNWMNGDFARLLNEHNQIGLAQGDGTPERPASKVRPRHIVELIQLIADGTISGKIAKQVFEEIFETGKLPSTVIQEQGLTVINDSSAIEAAVQEVMAANPGQVEQFRGGKESLFGFFVGQVMKKTEGRADPKTVQETLRKLLSQ; from the coding sequence ATGTCCGAATACGTGGTCAGCGTCGGGATGGAAGTCCACGCCGAATTGATGACGGAGAGCAAAATGTTCTGTCGTTGCCCGGCCGAATTTGGCGGCATGCCCAACACCCGGACCTGCCCCATCTGCCTGGGACTCCCCGGCACCCTCCCCGTACCCAACGAAGCGGCTGTGGAGATGGTCATCAAAACCGCCCTGGCCCTTAATTGTACGGTTCCCGAAGATTCGGTCTTCCACCGCAAAAACTACTTCTATCCAGATCTCCCCAAAGGGTTCCAAGTCAGCCAGTATGGCGAGACGAACCCCATCGGCTACAACGGTTGGCTGGAAATCCCCGCCACTAACGGTGCCATCAAGCGGATCAAAATCCGGCGGGTCCACTTGGAAGAAGACACCGGAAAGCTCATGCACCTCCCAGGAGGGGGGAGCGGTGTGGATTACAACCGTGCCGGAGTCCCGCTCATGGAGATCGTCACCGAATTCCCGCCAGACATCGAATCCCCCGACGAAGCCCGCGACTACATGGTCCAACTCCGCGCCATGCTCATCTACCTTGGGGTCTGCGACGGCAAACTCGAACAAGGATCGATGCGGTGCGAACCCAACATCTCCGTCCGCAAAAAAGGTTCGGAAACCTACGGGACAAAAACCGAACTCAAGAACCTCAACTCCTTCAAATCCGTCCAGCTCGGCATCGCCTATGAACTGGAGCGACAATCCAAACTCCTGGAAGATGGCGGCCGCGTGATCCAGGAAACCAGGGGGTGGAACGAGCAAACCCTCAGTAGCTATCCGATGCGCGTCAAGGAATCCGAGGCTGACTACCGGTACTTCCCATGCCCCGACCTTGTCCCGATGCATTTGGATTCCGAACGGATCAACCGGATCCGGGCCACCATCCCAGAACTGCCCCTTGCCAAACAAAAACGGTACGAAGAAGACTTTGGTCTCAGCGCTTACGATGCTGGTGTTTTGGTTTCCGAACAATATTGGGCGGACTTCTTTGAACAGTGTGTGGCCCAAGGTGCCGATGCCAAACAAGCTTGCAACTGGATGAACGGGGACTTTGCCCGGCTACTGAACGAGCACAACCAAATCGGCCTCGCGCAGGGGGACGGAACACCAGAGCGCCCCGCCAGCAAAGTCCGCCCGAGACACATCGTCGAACTCATCCAGCTCATTGCGGATGGCACGATCAGCGGAAAAATCGCCAAGCAAGTCTTTGAGGAAATTTTTGAAACGGGCAAGCTCCCGTCAACCGTCATTCAAGAACAGGGGTTGACCGTCATCAACGATTCTTCGGCCATTGAGGCCGCAGTCCAGGAAGTGATGGCCGCCAACCCCGGACAGGTCGAACAATTCAGGGGCGGAAAGGAATCGCTCTTTGGGTTTTTTGTGGGCCAAGTCATGAAAAAAACCGAAGGTCGTGCCGACCCAAAGACTGTGCAGGAAACCTTGCGCAAACTCCTTAGCCAATGA
- the guaB gene encoding IMP dehydrogenase, which yields MAFREGLSFDDVLLLPRRTEILPTQVDTGSQLLPGVNLSVPIVSAPMDTVTEARLAIAIAREGGVGVIHRNMPIDEQARQVDRVKRSEHGVITNPIQLTADKVLQEAVDLMEHFHISGVPITDQAGKLVGILTNRDIRFETDYSKPIADRMTSTGLITGEPGTTLDQAQELLAQHRIEKLPIVDSEGYLKGLITIKDIEKVKRHPNATKDDKGRLCVGAAIGPLREPYERAKALMEAGVDFIVIDAAHGQSIGVVNCVKMLKERLPDLKVIAGNVATKEGVRDLHAVGADALRLGIGAGSICTTRVVAGVGVPQFTAVLDCCEEANKLGLPTIADGGIRSSGDIVKAIAAGASTVMMGNMFAGCEESPGEMEIYRNRAYKVYRGMGSIGAMKQGSSDRYFAVKEAGSTLVPEGIEGRVPFKGPLGDTVAQLVGGLRSGMGYCGASTLTELHRNAEFIKITNAGLLESHPHDVWITKEPPNYSSPFNQSGE from the coding sequence ATGGCGTTCCGCGAAGGCCTCAGTTTCGACGACGTGCTCCTGCTGCCCCGGCGCACGGAGATCTTGCCCACCCAGGTGGACACGGGCTCGCAGCTGCTCCCGGGCGTCAACCTGTCCGTACCGATCGTTTCGGCCCCAATGGACACCGTCACCGAGGCCCGGTTGGCCATCGCCATTGCCCGCGAAGGCGGGGTGGGCGTCATCCACCGGAACATGCCGATCGATGAGCAGGCCCGCCAGGTGGATCGGGTCAAACGATCCGAGCACGGGGTCATCACCAACCCGATCCAGCTCACCGCCGACAAAGTGCTCCAAGAGGCTGTAGACCTCATGGAGCATTTCCATATTAGCGGGGTTCCCATCACGGATCAAGCCGGCAAGCTGGTTGGGATTTTGACCAACCGCGATATCCGTTTTGAAACCGATTATTCGAAGCCGATTGCGGACCGCATGACCAGCACGGGCTTAATCACCGGCGAGCCGGGAACCACGCTCGACCAAGCCCAGGAATTGTTGGCCCAACACCGGATCGAGAAACTGCCGATCGTGGATTCTGAGGGGTACCTCAAGGGACTGATCACGATCAAAGACATTGAGAAGGTGAAACGCCACCCCAATGCCACCAAGGATGACAAGGGCCGCTTGTGCGTCGGGGCGGCGATCGGGCCATTGCGCGAACCGTATGAACGGGCCAAGGCGCTGATGGAGGCCGGAGTGGATTTCATCGTTATCGATGCCGCCCATGGCCAAAGCATCGGCGTGGTCAATTGCGTGAAGATGCTCAAGGAAAGGCTCCCCGACCTCAAAGTCATTGCCGGCAATGTCGCCACCAAGGAAGGGGTGCGCGACCTCCACGCGGTCGGGGCCGATGCGTTGCGTTTGGGGATCGGGGCCGGTTCCATCTGCACAACGCGCGTGGTTGCCGGGGTGGGCGTTCCGCAGTTCACGGCGGTTTTGGATTGTTGCGAGGAGGCCAACAAGCTGGGCTTGCCCACCATCGCCGATGGGGGAATCCGGTCGAGCGGCGACATCGTCAAGGCCATCGCTGCGGGTGCGAGCACGGTGATGATGGGCAACATGTTTGCCGGGTGCGAAGAGTCGCCTGGTGAAATGGAGATCTATCGGAACCGGGCTTACAAGGTTTATCGCGGCATGGGGAGTATCGGGGCAATGAAGCAGGGCTCCAGCGACCGATATTTCGCGGTCAAGGAAGCTGGCTCGACCTTGGTACCGGAAGGAATTGAGGGGCGGGTTCCGTTCAAGGGCCCTCTGGGTGATACGGTGGCGCAACTGGTGGGCGGCCTTCGCTCTGGGATGGGTTATTGCGGGGCGTCGACGCTCACGGAATTGCACCGCAACGCCGAATTCATCAAAATCACCAATGCCGGGCTTTTGGAATCGCACCCCCACGATGTGTGGATCACCAAAGAGCCGCCCAATTACAGCAGCCCGTTCAACCAGTCTGGGGAGTGA
- a CDS encoding LacI family DNA-binding transcriptional regulator: MRKPTIADVAKLAGVGKVTVSYVLNGQAETARISKPTADRVERAAAQLNYRPNAHARNLVRQRADTIGVVFQYADYFSSASSFITEVLKAVCQACTEAGVDVLLHTKPTTDPMAEANALSDGCVDAVIMIRDENDPVHEILLEREFPTVLFFCRSDDPRASFVCCDNYAGGRLAVSRFAHSGHQRIAMLMGGPRSVDASDRYHGYCSALKSAGLEFRPEFAVPEGRVPELLPHLMRRDDHPTAVFAWSDDCAMECIRCLQQLGFRVPEDVEVIGFDGTEAGARFSPPLSSIRQPIQDIAATAVQAAKDLVEENAPRRVILPPTLVERSTTRMQSHLHSNNSDPEVPFK; this comes from the coding sequence ATGCGCAAACCCACCATTGCAGACGTAGCCAAACTTGCCGGGGTCGGCAAAGTCACGGTCAGCTATGTCTTGAACGGCCAAGCCGAAACGGCACGCATCAGCAAGCCGACGGCGGACCGGGTGGAACGCGCGGCAGCCCAGTTGAACTACAGGCCCAACGCCCATGCCCGAAACCTGGTGCGCCAAAGGGCAGACACGATCGGGGTCGTGTTCCAATATGCCGACTACTTCTCTTCGGCAAGCAGCTTTATTACCGAAGTCCTCAAGGCGGTATGCCAAGCCTGCACGGAGGCGGGAGTGGACGTGTTGTTGCACACCAAGCCGACAACAGACCCCATGGCCGAAGCAAATGCCTTGAGCGACGGTTGCGTGGACGCGGTAATCATGATCCGCGACGAAAACGACCCCGTTCACGAAATCCTTTTGGAGCGCGAGTTCCCCACCGTCCTGTTCTTCTGCCGTTCCGACGACCCGCGCGCCTCGTTTGTCTGTTGCGACAACTACGCCGGTGGCCGGTTGGCGGTCAGCCGGTTCGCCCATTCCGGGCACCAACGCATTGCGATGCTGATGGGTGGCCCCCGATCTGTTGACGCCAGCGACCGTTACCACGGATATTGCAGTGCGCTCAAGAGCGCGGGATTGGAGTTCCGCCCTGAATTTGCCGTCCCCGAAGGGAGGGTTCCCGAGTTGCTCCCCCACCTGATGCGCCGGGACGACCACCCCACTGCCGTTTTCGCATGGTCCGACGACTGTGCGATGGAGTGCATCCGATGCCTCCAACAATTGGGTTTCCGTGTCCCGGAAGACGTCGAAGTGATCGGCTTTGACGGCACCGAGGCCGGCGCCCGGTTTTCCCCACCCTTGTCGAGTATCCGGCAACCGATCCAGGACATCGCCGCCACGGCTGTCCAAGCGGCCAAGGATCTCGTCGAGGAAAACGCCCCCCGGCGGGTCATCCTGCCCCCGACCTTGGTCGAGCGTTCGACCACTCGCATGCAATCCCACTTGCACTCAAACAACTCTGATCCAGAGGTTCCCTTCAAATGA
- a CDS encoding prepilin-type N-terminal cleavage/methylation domain-containing protein, with protein sequence MKKNAFTLIELLVVIAIIAILAAILFPVFAQAKAAAKATNSISNMKQIGTGLQIYLSDYDDYNPLRRMSLTTTAGTGELSWKQTCMPYIKNTQIFTDTMNPAARYPDDTSDDAIRALWGQVVVGPKTSRGYAYYDQAFFVNQDWNSKTYSITQLQQPANTILIAEHKRLWVDLGPWLNWTKVDPDPDGVNRLGGWSWGGGKWEDKAMVLIFGDSHAKRTAMRATCGKDNELNMWNYQRNTLATQSLGNLTWVDTFCQTMPANF encoded by the coding sequence ATGAAAAAAAATGCATTCACCCTGATTGAACTGCTGGTCGTGATCGCGATCATCGCCATCTTGGCCGCCATCCTGTTCCCGGTTTTCGCCCAAGCCAAAGCGGCGGCAAAAGCTACCAACTCCATCTCCAACATGAAGCAAATCGGCACCGGTTTGCAGATTTATCTAAGCGATTACGACGACTACAACCCCCTGCGGCGCATGTCGTTGACCACGACGGCGGGCACAGGCGAGCTTTCTTGGAAGCAAACCTGCATGCCTTACATCAAAAACACGCAGATTTTCACCGACACGATGAACCCGGCGGCCCGGTATCCGGATGACACTTCGGACGATGCAATCCGCGCTTTGTGGGGCCAAGTCGTTGTTGGACCGAAGACCTCCCGCGGGTACGCCTACTACGACCAAGCGTTTTTTGTCAACCAAGATTGGAACTCCAAGACCTATTCCATCACCCAGCTGCAACAACCGGCCAACACGATCCTGATTGCCGAGCACAAACGGCTTTGGGTGGACTTGGGGCCGTGGCTGAACTGGACCAAGGTCGATCCCGATCCGGATGGCGTCAACCGTCTTGGCGGCTGGAGTTGGGGTGGCGGCAAATGGGAGGACAAGGCAATGGTCTTGATCTTCGGCGACAGCCACGCCAAACGCACGGCCATGCGGGCCACCTGCGGCAAGGACAACGAGCTGAACATGTGGAACTACCAGCGCAACACCCTGGCCACCCAATCGCTCGGCAACCTGACCTGGGTTGACACGTTCTGCCAAACCATGCCGGCCAACTTTTAG
- a CDS encoding aspartate aminotransferase family protein gives MNADALHTEVVGKYADYINPYLARLMNFAGFGVEVQAEGCILRDHEGREFLDFLGGYGVYSLGHRHPTVIQAVKDQLDQIPLSGKTFFSKNQADLAAKLAEITPEGLQFSFFSNSGAEAVEAALKFAKGATQRSKIVSTEGGYHGKTIGGLSVTGREKYRKPFEPLMPGAVFVPYGDAGAAAAEIDETTAAFIVETLQGEGGIHVPPPGYLQAIRNRCTEVGALLIVDEVQTGFGRTGKMFGCEHEGVRPDIMTLAKALGGGVMPIGATCFTQPVCEAVFSQNPLAHTSTFGGNPLACAAGLAAIRVVEEEGLVAQSQAKGETLMAGLRQVAAKHELISEVRGQGLMVGVEFAMDEVGELVIGQLVKRGMIAAYTLNNPRVIRMEPPLVVSEAQITQALEIFDAAVAETAEILAQFA, from the coding sequence ATGAACGCCGATGCGCTCCACACCGAGGTCGTGGGGAAGTATGCCGACTACATAAACCCCTACCTGGCCCGGCTGATGAACTTTGCGGGATTCGGGGTCGAAGTTCAGGCTGAAGGGTGCATCCTGCGGGATCACGAAGGCCGTGAATTCCTCGACTTCCTCGGTGGCTATGGCGTTTACTCCTTGGGCCACCGGCACCCGACGGTGATCCAGGCGGTGAAAGACCAGCTGGACCAAATCCCTCTCAGCGGCAAAACATTTTTCAGCAAAAATCAAGCCGACCTTGCCGCCAAGCTAGCGGAGATCACACCGGAGGGGCTGCAATTCTCGTTCTTTAGCAACAGCGGTGCCGAAGCCGTGGAGGCGGCGCTCAAGTTCGCCAAGGGGGCAACCCAGCGCAGCAAAATCGTGAGCACCGAAGGCGGATACCACGGGAAAACGATCGGCGGGCTGAGCGTGACGGGCCGAGAAAAGTACCGCAAGCCGTTTGAGCCCCTGATGCCGGGGGCAGTGTTCGTTCCTTACGGCGATGCCGGGGCGGCCGCTGCGGAGATTGATGAGACCACCGCCGCATTCATTGTTGAAACTCTGCAAGGGGAAGGTGGCATCCATGTCCCGCCGCCTGGCTATTTGCAAGCAATCCGCAATCGATGCACCGAAGTTGGGGCGCTCTTGATCGTGGACGAAGTTCAAACCGGGTTCGGGCGAACCGGCAAAATGTTCGGCTGCGAGCACGAAGGTGTCCGGCCGGACATCATGACCCTTGCCAAAGCCCTGGGCGGCGGGGTCATGCCGATTGGGGCGACCTGCTTCACCCAGCCGGTATGCGAAGCGGTTTTCAGCCAAAACCCGTTGGCCCACACGTCCACGTTCGGCGGGAACCCGCTGGCCTGCGCCGCCGGGCTCGCTGCCATTCGAGTGGTCGAAGAAGAGGGCCTTGTCGCGCAATCGCAAGCCAAAGGCGAGACCCTGATGGCTGGCCTGAGGCAAGTCGCCGCCAAACACGAACTGATTTCAGAAGTCCGCGGCCAGGGCCTGATGGTTGGCGTCGAATTCGCCATGGATGAAGTCGGCGAACTCGTCATCGGGCAGTTGGTCAAGCGCGGGATGATTGCGGCGTACACGCTGAACAACCCGAGGGTCATCCGCATGGAGCCGCCTCTGGTGGTCAGTGAAGCGCAAATCACTCAGGCACTTGAAATTTTTGATGCGGCAGTGGCCGAAACGGCCGAGATCCTCGCCCAGTTCGCCTGA